The Siansivirga zeaxanthinifaciens CC-SAMT-1 region TTTGCGTCTAAGCCTATCTCAATAAGAGTTGTATTTAATGCGTAAGTTTGAAGTACCGCTCCATAATTTAACGGTCTATGGCATGTAATTGTATAAGATTTTTGCTTTTTCACTATTCTAAATTTAATTATAACATTTATATTCCTATATTTTTCCTATTAAGTTAAAGTGTAAAGAAGTCTAATAATGATATCTCATTAGAAAACAATGATATTATTTTCATAATGTTCACAAAAACAAACCCTTAATAAATTTTTATTAAATAAAAAACAATTATTGTCAATTATTAATTAAAAGTAATCTATTTCGATACAATAATATTACTCCAATAATGGTAAATACAACTCTAATCAACATACCTAAATTATTACCAAAGAAAAAATCGCCAAAAATTATGCAATTAATCAAAATAATAAATAAAATAATCGCATCTTTTATAAAAATCCATAAAGAAATACACTTTATTTTCAAAAAGAATCTAACATTTAAATAATTTATTAAGAACAATATAAAAGAACCAATAATAAATGAATAAGCAGCACCAATCATAAGATAATTAGGTATTAATAATAAATTTAAACCTAAACTAACTAATCCAACAACAATGGTAATTAAAGCTATAGAATAAGTTTTTCTTGTATAATAAGCATAATTAACATAACAGTTATATGCAAACAAAAAATATGACCCCATAATTAATAATTGAAAAATTTTATATCCTTCAAAATACTCTACCGGAGCTACTATTCTAAAAATTAAATCAGCATGAAGTATTAACAAAATGCATACTATTAAAAAAACAAATGATAATAACTTAACTCTTTTCTCTATTAACATATAGGATTTCGTTCTCAAATAGTCCTGAAATACTGGAACCCATGATTTATTTACTGCACCTATTAAAACTGGTAAAACAAAACTTAAATTAGAAGCTAAAGAATATATTCCTGTAGCTGAAATACTAATATAAGTCCCGATTAAGATTCTATCAAACTGCCTTAAAACAAGATTAGAAATTAAATGAGGTATTAATGGGACACCAAAATAAAAAGAATACAGTATCAATTCTTTATTTTTTGTAATTGAAACTTTAAATAAATCTTTAAACCTAAATAGAACAATAAAACAAAAAATAACAGATATAATCAACCGACTTAAAAATTGTCCTAACAATTCATTCCCTTTAAATATAGTT contains the following coding sequences:
- a CDS encoding lipopolysaccharide biosynthesis protein; the protein is MKKNIDFIELKTKVLSTNKFTIDTFLYTFGDFLNKGIIFLTIPIFSRILSVEDYGVLSIYQLFYSFLIVPLTLNFPGAVTQRLFEKGENEDIFIKVNLKFITVFSFGFSLVLIFSETIFNYSSFFGLDSKYYYICIADVFFMGFIGFYQSTLLGKRFSGKYVLNSLMTSGGSVFISIILMLTIFKGNELLGQFLSRLIISVIFCFIVLFRFKDLFKVSITKNKELILYSFYFGVPLIPHLISNLVLRQFDRILIGTYISISATGIYSLASNLSFVLPVLIGAVNKSWVPVFQDYLRTKSYMLIEKRVKLLSFVFLIVCILLILHADLIFRIVAPVEYFEGYKIFQLLIMGSYFLFAYNCYVNYAYYTRKTYSIALITIVVGLVSLGLNLLLIPNYLMIGAAYSFIIGSFILFLINYLNVRFFLKIKCISLWIFIKDAIILFIILINCIIFGDFFFGNNLGMLIRVVFTIIGVILLYRNRLLLINN